Proteins from one Malania oleifera isolate guangnan ecotype guangnan chromosome 4, ASM2987363v1, whole genome shotgun sequence genomic window:
- the LOC131153748 gene encoding protein STRICTOSIDINE SYNTHASE-LIKE 10-like translates to MAAFLPDSAVRAYKQQERVRHYTQIDLISSSGGAVGPESVAFDCAGEGPYTGVSDGRILKWEPSRAAWADFAFTSPNRKIKECDPAMEQTCGRPLGLKFDSATCDLYIADAYWGLMVVGRGGGVARRLSGEAEGVPFRFTNALDVDEKTGEVYFTDTSTRFQRWEFQQAMISGDKTGRLMKYDRRTNKVTVLLRGLSFANGVALSKDSAFVLVAETSAMRVVRYWLRGPMSQTSELFLQLEGHPDNVKRNAEGEFWVAQNVPYFVGQTAVGVPLRVSHEGQVLEVLSENIDSRLEAVSEVEERWDSLWVGSVVLPYVGVLA, encoded by the exons ATGGCGGCCTTTCTTCCTGATTCCGCTGTGCGCGCGTATAAGCAGCAGGAACGCGTCAGACACTACACGCAGATTGATCTGATAAGCAGTAGCGGCGGTGCAGTCGGGCCGGAGAGCGTGGCCTTCGACTGCGCCGGAGAAGGCCCTTACACCGGCGTCTCCGACGGCAGAATTCTCAAGTGGGAACCCTCCCGTGCAGCTTGGGCCGACTTCGCCTTTACCTCTCCCAATAG aaaaattaaggAATG CGACCCGGCGATGGAGCAAACTTGCGGGAGGCCCCTGGGCCTGAAGTTCGACTCGGCGACGTGCGATCTGTACATAGCGGACGCGTACTGGGGGCTGATGGTGGTGGGGCGGGGCGGCGGCGTCGCACGGCGGCTCTCCGGCGAGGCAGAAGGTGTGCCGTTTCGCTTCACGAATGCACTGGACGTTGATGAGAAGACGGGAGAAGTGTATTTCACCGACACGAGCACTCGTTTCCAAAGATG GGAGTTCCAGCAGGCAATGATTAGCGGGGACAAAACAGGAAGGCTAATGAAATACGATCGAAGGACAAATAAGGTCACAGTGCTGCTGAGAGGGCTGTCGTTCGCAAACGGAGTGGCCCTTAGCAAGGACAGTGCCTTTGTTTTAGTGGCTGAGACGAGTGCAATGAGGGTGGTGAGGTACTGGCTCAGAGGCCCCATGTCCCAAACCTCTGAACTGTTCCTGCAGCTGGAAGGGCACCCCGACAACGTGAAGAGGAACGCAGAGGGTGAGTTTTGGGTGGCACAGAACGTGCCGTATTTTGTGGGGCAAACGGCTGTAGGGGTACCCCTCAGGGTGAGTCATGAAGGGCAGGTCTTGGAGGTGCTGAGCGAAAATATTGACAGCAGGTTAGAGGCTGTGAGCGAAGTGGAAGAGAGATGGGACAGCTTGTGGGTCGGCTCCGTGGTTCTGCCCTATGTTGGTGTGTTGGCTTAA